From a region of the Castanea sativa cultivar Marrone di Chiusa Pesio chromosome 10, ASM4071231v1 genome:
- the LOC142611988 gene encoding uncharacterized protein LOC142611988 has translation MKRFTQETLEVDEADDKMQLTTFKARLKSEESMVSLAKNPPKIMAKMLLKAQKYMNAEDALAAIKDAEKTNEKGRKKDDQRRPKRKCSDRQTDNRGKRKDEKASQTVKFTLLIMPIDKILAQIKDEYYLEWPRPLHSSPNVCDKNKYYRFHKDHGHYIEDCKDLKEQIEKLIRKGKLQRFMKKGEPSRSIYEDKSNCKTLLKDEDRTSQHPPSVIREIKTITGGPSTGGLFKSLKKSYQR, from the coding sequence ATGAAGCGTTTCACTCAAGAAACTTTAGAGGTAGATGAAGCTGATGACAAGATGCAGCTAACAACCTTTAAGGCTAGATTGAAATCCGAGGAGTCCATGGTCTCACTCGCAAAGAATCCTCCAAAAATTATGGCAAAGATGCTCTTGAAGGCacagaagtacatgaacgccgAAGACGCTTTAGCCGCGATAAAAGACGCagagaaaactaatgaaaaaggaaggaaaaaggACGACCAGAGAAGACCAAAGAGGAAATGCTCAGATCGTCAGACTGACAACAGGGGTAAAAGGAAAGACGAAAAAGCTTCTCAGACGGTAAAATTCACTCTTTTAATTATGcctattgataaaattttggcaCAGATTAAAGATGAATACTACCTCGAATGGCCTAGGCCATTACATTCGTCGCCCAACgtgtgtgataagaataagtaTTACCGtttccacaaggatcacggTCATTACATAGAGGATTGCAAAGACCTAAAGGAGCAGATAGAAAAGCTCATACGAAAAGGGAAATTGCAAAGGTTTATGAAGAAGGGAGAACCTAGTAGGTCTATTTATGAGGACAAAAGCAATTGCAAAACCTTACTAAAGGACGAGGACCGTACATCCCAACATCCACCAAGCGTGATCAGGGAGATAAAGACGATCACAGGCGGGCCATCCACAGGAGGGTTGTTCAAATCCCTCAAGAAGTCATATCAGAGGTAG
- the LOC142611989 gene encoding uncharacterized protein LOC142611989: MRTDRDMFFSKEDTKGVKQPHDDPLVIMLTIEGFNTRRILVDNGNSADIIYLSAFQQLKLDPKRLHPFESPPLVSFSGDKVYPKGIVTLIVTVGSCPRQLTRHLDFLVVDYPSSYNVIIRRPTLNRWKATTSTYCLKVKFSTKNNVGEVKGDQVLARECYQAMLATKENHTWMIKEKEKEKVEALETVELVDGEPMKTTRVGTTMSPDTKKKLV; this comes from the coding sequence ATGCGAACGGACAGGGATATGTTTTTCTCTAAAGAAGACACCAAAGGAGTAAAGCAACCTCATGACGATCCCTTGGTCATAATGCTCACGATAGAAGGGTTCAACACTAGGAGAATCCTCGTGGATAATGGCAACTCCGCGGACATCATCTACCTCTCCGCTTTTCAACAGTTGAAGCTAGATCCAAAAAGACTACACCCTTTTGAATCCCCCCCCCTCGTCAGTTTTAGTGGGGACAAGGTGTATCCCAAAGGCATAGTGACGTTAATAGTCACAGTAGGATCTTGTCCACGGCAGCTAACTCGTCATTTGGATTTCTTGGTGGTAGATTATCCCTCTTCATACAATGTGATCATAAGAAGACCCACACTCAACCGCTGGAAGGCAACTACTTCCACCTATTGCCTAAAGGTGAAATTTTCAACGAAAAACAATGTAGGCGAAGTAAAAGGAGATCAAGTATTGGCTAGGGAGTGCTACCAAGCAATGTTGGCAACCAAGGAGAACCATACGTGGATgatcaaggaaaaagaaaaggagaaggtGGAGGCCCTAGAAACTGTGGAGCTGGTAGACGGGGAGCCAATGAAGACCACCAGAGTAGGGACGACCATGAGTCCAGACACGAAGAAGAAACTAGTTTAG